A genomic window from Streptomyces mirabilis includes:
- a CDS encoding CGNR zinc finger domain-containing protein, with protein MHLNPYGEDAVNLAADLANRRPAGAEELADRCRAAGLVLESPATPQDLARTQDALEAWEKVVDATDEHERAELLNRMLAAAAAHPRMTNHAGSGWHLHFRDDRQTLGSVLFSLIAVGTALHLTGRGMHRLRRCAVSECTTIFADTSRTGRRRYCSSRCANRDAVRRHRARGV; from the coding sequence ATGCACCTCAACCCTTACGGCGAGGATGCCGTGAACCTGGCCGCCGATCTGGCCAACCGACGCCCGGCCGGCGCCGAGGAGCTCGCGGACCGCTGCCGCGCCGCCGGGTTGGTGCTGGAGAGCCCGGCCACTCCCCAGGACCTCGCCCGCACCCAGGACGCACTGGAGGCGTGGGAGAAGGTCGTCGATGCCACCGACGAACACGAACGCGCCGAGCTGCTCAACCGGATGCTGGCGGCGGCCGCCGCCCACCCCCGGATGACCAACCACGCCGGCAGCGGCTGGCACCTGCACTTCCGCGACGACCGGCAGACACTCGGCTCCGTACTGTTCTCACTCATCGCCGTGGGCACCGCACTGCACCTGACCGGACGGGGCATGCACCGCCTCCGACGCTGCGCCGTGAGCGAGTGCACCACGATCTTCGCCGACACCTCCCGCACCGGACGCCGGCGGTACTGCTCCTCACGCTGCGCCAACCGCGACGCGGTCCGCCGCCACCGGGCACGCGGCGTTTGA
- a CDS encoding type II toxin-antitoxin system Phd/YefM family antitoxin, translating into MAYEIPVTQARAELADLINRVVYGGERVVVTRHGKPLVALVSAADLERLEELPESADEQVVSSLSSVREVASAPRERQRFGIAAEHRGHGAS; encoded by the coding sequence ATGGCCTACGAGATTCCGGTGACGCAAGCCAGGGCTGAGCTCGCCGATCTGATCAACCGGGTGGTGTACGGGGGCGAGCGCGTCGTTGTGACACGGCACGGCAAGCCCCTCGTCGCCCTGGTCTCCGCCGCCGACCTGGAGCGGCTCGAGGAACTCCCGGAGTCCGCCGACGAGCAGGTGGTCAGCTCCCTCTCCAGCGTCCGCGAGGTCGCGTCCGCCCCGCGTGAGCGCCAGCGCTTCGGCATCGCGGCGGAGCACCGGGGGCACGGCGCCTCTTAG
- a CDS encoding lysophospholipid acyltransferase family protein → MFYYVLKYVLLGPLLRLAFRPRIEGLEHIPASGPAIVAGNHLSFSDHFLMPAILKRRITFLAKAEYFTGPGIKGRLTAAFFRSAGQIPVDRSGKDAGQAAIREGLGVLRRGELLGIYPEGTRSHDGRLYKGKVGVAVMALKAGVPVIPCAMIGTFEAQPPGQKIPSLRPVVIRFGKPLDFSRYAGMQNEKAILRAVTDEIMYAILTLSEQEYVDRYAAVVKAEEAAEVSAQARKFPRIPLS, encoded by the coding sequence GTGTTTTACTACGTGCTCAAATACGTGCTTCTGGGTCCACTGTTGAGGCTGGCGTTCCGGCCTCGGATCGAAGGCCTTGAGCACATACCGGCGTCGGGTCCCGCCATCGTGGCCGGCAACCATCTCTCGTTCTCGGACCACTTCCTGATGCCCGCGATCCTGAAGCGGCGGATCACCTTCCTGGCGAAGGCCGAGTACTTCACGGGGCCCGGTATCAAGGGACGGCTGACGGCCGCGTTCTTCCGCAGCGCCGGGCAGATCCCGGTGGACCGCTCCGGCAAGGACGCGGGCCAGGCCGCGATCCGCGAGGGACTGGGCGTGCTGCGCAGGGGCGAACTGCTCGGCATCTACCCGGAGGGGACGCGTTCGCACGACGGGCGCCTCTACAAGGGCAAGGTCGGCGTCGCGGTCATGGCGCTGAAGGCCGGGGTTCCGGTCATCCCCTGCGCCATGATCGGCACCTTCGAGGCGCAGCCGCCGGGCCAGAAGATCCCGAGCCTCCGCCCCGTGGTGATCCGCTTCGGGAAGCCCCTCGACTTCTCCCGTTACGCCGGGATGCAGAACGAGAAGGCCATCCTGCGCGCCGTCACCGACGAGATCATGTACGCCATCCTCACCCTCTCCGAGCAGGAGTACGTCGACCGGTACGCGGCCGTCGTCAAGGCGGAGGAGGCGGCCGAGGTCTCGGCCCAGGCCCGCAAATTCCCCCGGATACCGCTGAGTTGA
- a CDS encoding ATP-dependent Clp protease proteolytic subunit — translation MNEPSARHVLPEFTERTSMGHRTLDPYSKLLDERIVFLGTPIDDTSANDVMAQFMHLEYLAPDQDIALYINSPGGSFSAMTAIYDTMQFVSCDVETTCLGQAASAAAVLLAGGAPGKRFALPGARVLIHQPSLPEPVQGQASDLALQAEELMRTRRLLEDMLVRHTGQSPEQVAADIERDKILDAQAALAYGLVDGIIPSRKTSRTAPGARNATPDAR, via the coding sequence ATGAATGAACCGTCCGCCCGTCATGTCCTGCCCGAGTTCACCGAGCGGACGAGCATGGGGCACCGGACCCTGGATCCGTACTCGAAGCTGCTCGACGAGCGGATCGTGTTCCTCGGGACGCCGATCGACGACACCTCGGCGAACGACGTGATGGCGCAGTTCATGCACCTCGAATACCTGGCGCCGGACCAGGACATCGCGCTGTACATCAACTCCCCCGGCGGCTCGTTCAGCGCGATGACGGCGATCTACGACACGATGCAGTTCGTCAGCTGCGACGTGGAGACCACCTGCCTGGGGCAGGCCGCGTCGGCCGCCGCCGTGCTGCTGGCCGGCGGCGCGCCGGGCAAGCGGTTCGCGCTGCCGGGGGCCCGGGTGCTGATCCATCAGCCGTCACTTCCCGAGCCGGTACAGGGACAGGCGAGCGATCTGGCCCTCCAGGCCGAGGAGTTGATGCGCACTCGGAGGCTGCTGGAGGACATGCTCGTACGGCACACGGGGCAGAGTCCTGAACAGGTCGCCGCCGACATCGAGCGGGACAAGATCCTGGACGCTCAGGCCGCGTTGGCGTACGGACTGGTGGACGGGATCATCCCCAGCCGCAAGACCTCGCGCACCGCGCCCGGTGCGAGGAACGCCACACCCGACGCGAGGTGA
- a CDS encoding ATP-binding protein codes for MADHQEASVTLPSDPASVSAARNFVADVLAEWGLPCDAEVADTVRLIVSELATNAVQHTFGQSPTFTVDVRLDRDEHLRIGVTDSHPRFPKRLPAAVQQDNGRGMVIIRWLTAECGGRLVVRPTREGGKTVAIELPWTVPAQPVTAGGPQEP; via the coding sequence ATGGCAGATCACCAGGAAGCATCCGTCACTCTGCCGAGCGATCCCGCCTCGGTCTCCGCGGCCCGGAATTTCGTCGCCGATGTGTTGGCCGAATGGGGCCTGCCGTGCGACGCCGAAGTCGCGGACACCGTACGCCTGATCGTGTCAGAACTAGCCACCAACGCCGTCCAACACACTTTCGGGCAGTCGCCCACGTTCACGGTGGACGTCCGCCTCGACCGAGACGAACACCTGCGGATCGGCGTCACCGACAGCCATCCGCGCTTTCCCAAACGTCTACCCGCCGCCGTCCAGCAGGACAACGGGCGCGGCATGGTGATCATCCGCTGGCTGACCGCCGAATGCGGCGGCAGACTCGTCGTCCGGCCCACCCGCGAGGGCGGCAAGACGGTCGCCATCGAGCTGCCCTGGACGGTGCCGGCCCAGCCGGTGACGGCCGGCGGCCCACAAGAGCCCTGA
- a CDS encoding urease subunit alpha, whose amino-acid sequence MPELSRAAYADLFGPTTGDRIRLADTDLLIEIEEDRSGGPGLAGDEAVFGGGKVIRESMGQSRATRAEGTPDTVVTGVVIVDHWGIVKADVGIRDGRITGIGKAGNPDTMDGVHPDLVIGPETEIIAGNGRIVTAGAIDAHVHLICPQIADEALASGITTLVGGGTGPAEGSKATTVTPGPWHLARMLEAMEQYPLNFGLLGKGNTVSRDAMLSQIRGGALGLKLHEDWGSTPAVIDAALTVADRTGIQVAIHTDTLNEAGFVGDTLAAIAGRGIHAYHTEGAGGGHAPDIMTVVSEPHVLPSSTNPTRPYTVNTAEEHLDMLMVCHHLNAAVPEDLAFAESRIRPSTIGAEDVLHDLGAISIISSDAQAMGRVGEVIMRTWQTAHVMKRRRGALPGDGRADNHRVRRYVAKYTINPALAQGLAREIGSVETGKLADLVLWEPAFFGVKPQLVIKGGQIAYAQMGDANASIPTPQPILPRPMFGAIGRAPASNSFNFVAPLAIEDGLPERLSLGKRFVAIESTRGVTKADMRENDARPRVRVDPDSFAVHIDGELVEATPASELPMAQRYFLF is encoded by the coding sequence ATGCCTGAGCTTTCCCGCGCCGCGTACGCCGACCTGTTCGGCCCCACCACCGGCGACCGCATCCGACTCGCCGACACCGACCTGCTGATCGAGATCGAGGAGGACCGTTCCGGCGGCCCCGGGCTCGCCGGTGACGAGGCCGTCTTCGGCGGCGGCAAGGTCATCCGCGAATCCATGGGCCAGTCGCGCGCCACGCGCGCGGAAGGCACTCCGGACACGGTCGTCACGGGTGTCGTGATCGTCGACCACTGGGGGATCGTCAAGGCCGACGTCGGCATCCGCGACGGCCGGATCACCGGCATCGGCAAGGCCGGAAACCCGGACACCATGGACGGGGTCCACCCCGACCTCGTCATCGGCCCCGAGACCGAGATCATCGCGGGCAACGGACGGATCGTCACCGCGGGTGCCATCGACGCGCACGTCCACCTGATCTGTCCGCAGATCGCCGACGAGGCGCTCGCCTCCGGCATCACCACGCTGGTCGGCGGCGGCACCGGTCCCGCCGAGGGCTCGAAGGCGACGACGGTCACTCCCGGCCCCTGGCACCTCGCCCGGATGCTGGAGGCGATGGAGCAGTACCCGCTCAACTTCGGTCTGCTCGGCAAGGGCAACACCGTCTCGCGCGACGCGATGCTGTCGCAGATCCGGGGCGGGGCGCTCGGTCTCAAGCTGCACGAGGACTGGGGCTCCACGCCCGCCGTCATCGACGCCGCGCTGACCGTCGCCGACCGCACCGGTATCCAGGTCGCCATCCACACGGACACCCTGAACGAGGCCGGGTTCGTCGGCGACACGCTCGCCGCGATCGCCGGCCGCGGCATCCACGCCTACCACACCGAGGGTGCGGGCGGCGGGCACGCCCCGGACATCATGACCGTGGTCTCCGAGCCGCACGTACTGCCCAGCTCCACCAACCCGACCCGGCCGTACACCGTCAACACCGCCGAGGAACACCTCGACATGCTGATGGTCTGCCACCACCTCAACGCGGCCGTCCCGGAGGACCTGGCCTTCGCCGAGTCCCGCATCCGGCCCTCCACCATCGGGGCCGAGGACGTCCTGCACGACCTGGGCGCCATCTCGATCATCTCGTCCGACGCGCAGGCGATGGGCCGGGTCGGCGAGGTCATCATGCGGACCTGGCAGACGGCCCACGTGATGAAGCGGCGGCGCGGCGCCCTCCCCGGTGACGGGCGCGCGGACAACCACCGCGTACGTCGCTATGTCGCCAAGTACACGATCAACCCGGCGCTCGCACAGGGCCTCGCCCGCGAGATCGGCTCCGTCGAGACCGGCAAGCTGGCCGACCTCGTGCTGTGGGAGCCCGCGTTCTTCGGGGTCAAGCCGCAGCTCGTCATCAAGGGCGGGCAGATCGCGTACGCGCAGATGGGCGACGCCAACGCGTCCATCCCGACACCGCAGCCGATCCTGCCCCGGCCGATGTTCGGGGCGATCGGACGGGCACCCGCCTCGAACTCGTTCAACTTCGTGGCGCCGCTCGCCATCGAGGACGGACTGCCGGAGCGGCTCTCGCTGGGGAAGCGGTTCGTGGCGATCGAGTCGACGCGTGGGGTGACCAAGGCCGACATGCGGGAGAACGACGCCCGGCCGCGGGTACGGGTCGATCCCGACAGCTTCGCCGTGCACATCGACGGGGAGCTGGTGGAGGCCACCCCGGCCTCCGAACTGCCCATGGCCCAGCGTTACTTCCTCTTCTGA
- a CDS encoding C40 family peptidase: MTALNRVPSLWTRAGTASVLTIAAVGGSLVVPGAASDAEAATLATKALQVAASKKGSPYQYGAAGPRRFDCSGLTLYSYKKAGKTLPRTAAAQYNKTHHISASHRKAGDLVFFHSGRNVYHVGIYAGKGKIWHSPKTGEVVKLQKIWTKSVWYGRVS, translated from the coding sequence ATGACTGCGCTCAATCGTGTCCCGTCGCTGTGGACCCGGGCCGGTACGGCCTCGGTGCTCACCATCGCCGCCGTGGGCGGCAGCCTCGTGGTTCCTGGCGCCGCATCCGACGCCGAAGCGGCCACGTTGGCGACGAAGGCACTTCAGGTCGCGGCTTCCAAGAAGGGCTCCCCGTACCAGTACGGCGCCGCCGGGCCACGCCGCTTCGACTGCTCCGGGCTCACGCTCTACTCGTACAAGAAGGCGGGCAAGACGCTGCCTCGTACGGCCGCGGCGCAGTACAACAAGACGCACCACATCTCCGCGTCCCACCGCAAGGCCGGAGACCTGGTGTTCTTCCACTCGGGCCGGAACGTGTACCACGTCGGCATCTACGCCGGGAAGGGAAAGATCTGGCACTCCCCGAAGACAGGGGAGGTCGTGAAGTTGCAGAAGATCTGGACGAAGAGCGTCTGGTACGGCCGGGTCAGCTGA
- a CDS encoding alpha/beta hydrolase: protein MRAKRPTRRLTAFASAGALVTATLIAGAVAAPSATADSRHGQDREARGAAIAAARAAKAGINWQDCPADWGFEKPIQCGWVSVPLDYAHPYGKQIKLAVDRIGNTGTKAERQGALVYNPGGPGGSGMRFPRRVTTKAPLWVNTSKAYDFVGFDPRGVGHSAPISCIDPQEFVKAPKADPVPDSEADKRVQRKLAAAYADGCAKRSGKAMLAQMTTPNTARDLDVIRAGLGEKKLNYLGVSYGTYLGAVYGTLFPGHVRRMVVDSVVNPAKENIWYQANLEQDIAFEGRWKDWEDWVAKNDAAFHLGDTRAKVQDQWLKLRATAKKSPLGGVVGPAELISFFQSAPYYDSSWVPVATAFSKYVAGDTQALVDAAAPDMSDTAGNIASENGNAVYTAVECTDAKWPTSWSKWDKDNTKLHKSYPFMTWANAWMNLPCATWPVKQQTPVNVKTGKGLPAVLIVQSTRDAATPYPGAVELHKRFKGSRLITENGAGSHGVTGLVNPCINTRVDSYLLTGRTDAADVTCTPHATPTP, encoded by the coding sequence TTGAGGGCTAAGAGACCGACGAGACGCCTGACCGCGTTCGCTTCGGCCGGAGCACTCGTCACGGCGACCCTGATAGCCGGAGCCGTCGCGGCGCCGTCGGCCACCGCCGACTCGCGTCACGGTCAGGACCGCGAGGCCCGCGGCGCGGCGATCGCCGCCGCCCGAGCCGCGAAGGCCGGGATCAACTGGCAGGACTGCCCTGCGGACTGGGGCTTCGAGAAGCCGATCCAGTGCGGCTGGGTCTCCGTCCCGCTCGACTACGCCCACCCCTACGGCAAGCAGATCAAGCTCGCCGTCGACCGCATCGGGAACACCGGGACCAAGGCGGAGCGCCAGGGCGCGCTCGTCTACAACCCGGGTGGCCCCGGCGGTTCGGGCATGCGCTTCCCGCGCCGCGTCACCACCAAGGCGCCTCTGTGGGTGAACACCTCGAAGGCGTACGACTTCGTGGGCTTCGACCCGCGCGGTGTCGGCCACTCCGCCCCGATCTCCTGCATTGACCCTCAGGAGTTCGTCAAGGCGCCCAAGGCCGACCCGGTCCCGGACTCCGAGGCCGACAAGCGCGTCCAGCGCAAGCTCGCCGCCGCCTACGCGGACGGCTGTGCCAAGCGCAGCGGCAAGGCGATGCTGGCGCAGATGACCACGCCCAACACCGCCCGCGACCTGGATGTCATCCGGGCCGGACTCGGTGAGAAGAAGCTCAACTACCTGGGCGTCTCCTACGGCACCTACCTCGGCGCCGTCTACGGCACCCTGTTCCCGGGCCACGTCCGCCGCATGGTCGTCGACAGTGTCGTCAACCCGGCGAAGGAGAACATCTGGTACCAGGCCAACCTGGAGCAGGACATCGCCTTCGAGGGCCGCTGGAAGGACTGGGAGGACTGGGTCGCCAAGAACGACGCCGCCTTCCACCTCGGCGACACCCGCGCCAAGGTCCAGGACCAGTGGCTGAAGCTGCGGGCCACCGCGAAGAAGAGCCCGCTCGGTGGCGTCGTCGGACCCGCCGAACTGATCTCCTTCTTCCAGAGCGCCCCGTACTACGACTCGTCGTGGGTGCCGGTCGCGACGGCGTTCAGCAAGTACGTCGCCGGTGACACCCAGGCACTCGTCGACGCCGCGGCCCCCGACATGTCCGACACCGCGGGCAACATCGCCTCGGAGAACGGCAACGCCGTCTACACGGCCGTCGAGTGCACCGACGCCAAGTGGCCCACCAGCTGGTCGAAGTGGGACAAGGACAACACGAAGCTCCACAAGAGCTACCCGTTCATGACGTGGGCCAACGCGTGGATGAACCTGCCCTGCGCGACCTGGCCGGTCAAGCAGCAGACCCCGGTGAACGTCAAGACCGGCAAGGGCCTGCCCGCCGTCCTGATCGTGCAGTCCACGCGTGACGCCGCCACTCCGTACCCCGGCGCCGTCGAACTGCACAAGCGCTTCAAGGGCTCCCGCCTGATCACCGAGAACGGTGCGGGCTCGCACGGTGTGACCGGCCTGGTCAACCCGTGCATCAACACCCGGGTGGACTCCTACTTGCTCACGGGCAGGACGGACGCGGCCGATGTGACGTGCACCCCGCACGCCACGCCGACCCCGTAG
- the ureG gene encoding urease accessory protein UreG, protein MHLDHDHSHDRALAVSADARRPDGSRRALRIGLGGPVGSGKTATVAALCRALRDELSLAVVTNDIYTREDAEFLLREAVLPPERITAVETGACPHTAIRDDISANLEAVEDLEDEVGPLDLILVESGGDNLTATFSKGLVDAQVFVIDVAGGDDIPRKGGPGVTTADLLVVNKTDLAPYVGSDLGRMAADAKAQRDELPVVLQSLRTEAGVTAVADWVRERLAAWTA, encoded by the coding sequence ATGCATCTCGACCACGATCACTCCCACGACCGGGCCTTGGCCGTCAGTGCCGACGCTCGGCGGCCCGACGGCTCGCGGCGCGCTCTGCGCATCGGGCTCGGCGGGCCCGTCGGGTCCGGGAAGACGGCGACCGTCGCCGCGCTCTGCCGGGCGCTGCGGGACGAGCTGTCGCTCGCGGTCGTCACGAACGACATCTACACACGGGAGGACGCCGAGTTCCTGCTGCGGGAGGCCGTGCTCCCCCCGGAGCGGATCACCGCCGTGGAGACGGGGGCGTGCCCGCACACCGCGATCCGGGACGACATCTCCGCGAACCTCGAAGCGGTGGAGGACCTGGAGGACGAGGTGGGCCCCCTGGACCTCATCCTCGTCGAGTCAGGGGGTGACAACCTCACCGCGACGTTCTCCAAGGGACTCGTGGACGCGCAGGTCTTCGTCATCGACGTGGCGGGCGGGGACGACATTCCGCGCAAGGGCGGGCCCGGTGTCACCACCGCCGACCTGCTCGTTGTCAACAAGACCGACCTCGCACCGTACGTGGGGTCCGACCTGGGGCGGATGGCCGCCGACGCCAAGGCGCAGCGCGATGAGCTGCCCGTCGTCCTCCAGTCGCTGCGGACCGAGGCCGGGGTGACGGCCGTCGCCGACTGGGTGCGGGAACGGCTGGCCGCGTGGACGGCATGA
- a CDS encoding urease subunit beta produces MIPGEFLFADGPVAFNEGREITRLTVLNAADRPVQVGSHYHFAEANPGLDFDRAAARGKRLNVAAGTAVRFEPGIPVDVELVPLTGARVVPGLRGETGGALDA; encoded by the coding sequence ATGATTCCCGGAGAGTTCCTGTTCGCCGACGGACCCGTCGCCTTCAACGAGGGCCGCGAGATCACCCGGCTGACCGTTCTCAACGCCGCCGACCGGCCCGTCCAGGTCGGCTCCCACTACCACTTCGCCGAGGCCAATCCCGGTCTGGACTTCGACCGCGCCGCCGCGCGCGGCAAGCGGCTCAACGTCGCCGCCGGCACCGCCGTGCGCTTCGAGCCCGGGATCCCCGTCGACGTCGAACTCGTTCCGCTCACCGGCGCCCGTGTCGTGCCCGGCCTGCGCGGGGAGACCGGAGGTGCCCTCGATGCCTGA
- a CDS encoding DUF6328 family protein: protein MAERPSSKERNETPLERADRNFGELLQELRVTQTGVQILFAFLLTLAFTPRFPSLDTMQRATYVTTLLLAVVAAALFTAPAALHRSLFRQGAKPAIVRVSSVLATVGMGVLMLALTGSVLLVVDVALGRAAGIASGAGTLLVCVALWGLLPGLVHRAVVSGATAPREAPDREP, encoded by the coding sequence ATGGCTGAGCGACCTTCCTCCAAGGAGCGGAACGAGACGCCCCTCGAGCGCGCCGATCGCAACTTCGGCGAACTGCTCCAGGAGCTGCGCGTCACGCAGACCGGTGTGCAGATCCTCTTCGCGTTCCTGCTGACGCTGGCATTCACCCCGCGCTTCCCGTCCCTCGACACGATGCAGCGCGCCACGTACGTCACCACCCTCCTGCTGGCCGTGGTGGCCGCCGCGCTCTTCACGGCGCCGGCCGCGCTGCACAGGTCACTCTTCCGGCAGGGCGCGAAGCCGGCCATCGTGCGGGTCTCCTCCGTCCTGGCCACGGTCGGGATGGGCGTGCTCATGCTGGCGCTGACGGGATCGGTGCTGCTCGTCGTGGACGTGGCGCTGGGACGCGCCGCCGGGATCGCCTCGGGCGCGGGCACCCTGCTCGTCTGTGTGGCGCTGTGGGGCCTCCTGCCCGGCCTGGTGCACCGTGCCGTCGTCAGCGGAGCGACGGCTCCGAGAGAAGCACCGGACCGAGAACCGTGA
- a CDS encoding urease subunit gamma produces the protein MQLTPHEQERLLIHVAADVAEKRRARGLKLNHPEAVALITSHILEGARDGRTVAELMSSGRKILTRDDVMEGIPEMIHDVQVEATFPDGTKLVTVHDPIV, from the coding sequence GTGCAACTGACCCCGCACGAGCAAGAGAGGCTGCTGATCCATGTGGCCGCCGACGTGGCCGAGAAGCGACGGGCCCGCGGGCTCAAACTGAACCACCCCGAGGCGGTCGCCCTCATCACGTCGCACATCCTCGAAGGCGCGCGCGACGGTCGTACGGTCGCCGAGCTGATGTCCTCCGGACGCAAGATCCTCACCCGGGACGACGTCATGGAGGGCATCCCCGAGATGATCCACGACGTTCAGGTCGAGGCGACCTTCCCGGACGGCACCAAGCTCGTCACCGTCCACGACCCGATCGTCTGA
- a CDS encoding urease accessory protein UreF, translating to MSRAALLVLADGRFPAGGHAHSGGAEAAVKAGRISGASSLEDFCRGRLNTAGLVSAALAAAAALGVDPALLDSAADARTPSPALRVAARRLGRQLMRAARATWPSGELDALARAFPKGAHQPVVLGLTARAAGLGPEDAAYCSAYESVSGPATATVRLLSLDPFDATGVLARLAPELDVVARAAADAARNVADGGVDALPSASAPLLEISAQAHAAWAVRLFAS from the coding sequence ATGTCCCGCGCGGCACTACTCGTCCTGGCCGACGGCCGCTTCCCCGCCGGAGGGCACGCCCACTCCGGCGGGGCCGAGGCGGCGGTCAAGGCCGGGCGGATCAGCGGGGCGTCGAGCCTGGAGGACTTCTGCCGGGGGCGCCTCAACACGGCGGGGCTGGTATCGGCCGCCCTGGCCGCGGCGGCCGCGCTCGGGGTCGATCCGGCGCTGCTGGACTCGGCCGCGGACGCACGCACGCCATCGCCCGCTCTGCGGGTCGCCGCGCGGCGGCTCGGACGGCAGCTGATGCGGGCGGCTCGGGCGACCTGGCCGTCCGGGGAACTGGACGCGCTGGCACGGGCCTTTCCCAAGGGAGCGCATCAGCCGGTCGTTCTGGGGCTGACGGCGCGGGCCGCCGGGCTCGGGCCCGAGGACGCCGCGTACTGCTCCGCGTACGAGAGCGTCAGTGGTCCGGCGACCGCGACCGTGCGGTTGCTGAGCCTTGATCCGTTCGATGCCACCGGGGTGCTGGCCCGGCTCGCGCCGGAGCTGGACGTCGTGGCGCGTGCGGCGGCCGATGCGGCGCGGAACGTGGCCGACGGTGGGGTCGACGCGTTGCCCTCGGCGTCGGCGCCGTTGCTGGAGATCAGTGCGCAGGCGCATGCCGCTTGGGCTGTACGGCTCTTCGCGTCGTAG
- a CDS encoding urease accessory protein UreD has translation MTTAGVRATARIGARADGRGGTALPVLEGEGPLALRRTRASGDEARVMLVGAMSGPLGGDRFAVEAEVGEGARLHVGSAAATIALPGQAKGEARYDVRLDVSGGGELRWLPEQLISAQGSDLYVSSRVELRSGARLVFREEQVLGRVGEQPGRLTSRLTLRLDGRPLLDQELSCGPGAPGGWDGPAGLGGHRALGQLVVVRPEFESEPPQARLLEEYAAVMPLAGPAVLVSALAPDALRLRRVLDEALRTLDR, from the coding sequence ATGACCACAGCGGGAGTGCGGGCCACCGCACGGATCGGGGCACGGGCCGACGGGCGCGGCGGTACCGCGCTGCCCGTGCTGGAGGGAGAGGGGCCGCTCGCCCTGCGGCGCACCCGGGCGAGCGGGGACGAGGCACGTGTCATGCTCGTCGGGGCGATGAGCGGGCCGCTCGGCGGTGACCGCTTCGCCGTGGAGGCGGAGGTGGGGGAGGGGGCCCGACTGCACGTCGGATCGGCCGCCGCGACCATCGCCCTGCCGGGACAGGCCAAGGGCGAGGCCCGTTACGACGTGCGGCTCGACGTGTCCGGTGGGGGTGAACTGCGCTGGCTGCCCGAGCAGTTGATCTCCGCCCAGGGGAGTGACCTGTACGTGTCCTCGCGCGTCGAGCTCCGGTCGGGCGCTCGGCTCGTCTTCCGGGAGGAGCAGGTGCTCGGGCGCGTCGGCGAGCAACCCGGACGGCTCACCAGTCGTCTTACCCTACGGCTCGACGGACGGCCGCTGCTGGACCAGGAGCTGTCGTGCGGCCCCGGGGCACCCGGCGGCTGGGACGGTCCCGCGGGGCTCGGCGGGCATCGGGCGCTGGGTCAGCTCGTCGTCGTACGACCGGAGTTCGAGAGCGAGCCGCCGCAGGCGCGGCTGTTGGAGGAGTACGCGGCCGTCATGCCGCTTGCCGGACCCGCGGTCCTGGTGAGCGCCCTGGCGCCGGACGCGCTGCGACTGCGGCGGGTACTGGACGAGGCATTGCGCACACTCGACCGATAA